GCCGGCCCCGCATGGCGCGGCTGAACAGTTCAATCGTGGCAGTGCGCTCGGTGAAGGTCATGCTGGGCCCTTCTCCCGTGCTGCCGGCGACCACCATCCCATCGAGGGCAGGCGCGCAGGCGTCCACGAGCCGGGCGATGCTCTCGCCGTCCACCCTCCCGTCACGAAAGGGAGTGATGACCGGTGGGAACAGACCGCGAAACTCCATCACGCGCACCCTAACGCCGTCCCGCCGCGACAGGCCGTTGCCCCCACGACCCCGAGCGGTCGCGCTCCGCGCCGAGCGCCCCTCGATACGCGCCCTGGAACCCGAGGGCCCGCGACACGCGCCGGGCGGCGTCGCAGACCTTCCCCAGGACCTCGGGGATGCGCTCCGCGGGCAACCGCACGGCAGGCACCGACGCGCTGATCGCCGCGATCACGTGTCCGTGCTGGTCCAGGATCGGGGTCGCCAGGCACCGCAGACCATCGGTCGATTCCTCCCGGTCGAACGCGAACCATCGATCCCGGGTCACGCGCAGCTCTTCGCGCAGGCGAGCGGCCGTCGTGATCGTCTGAGGAGTCAGCCGGGCCAAGCGCACACCCTTGAGCCGGGCGTTCAGCACCCGTTCGTCGAGCATCGCCAGCAGGATCTTGCCCACCCCCGTCGCGTGCGCCGGGAGCCGCCGCCCGACCGCGGACACCATGCGCATCGGCTGGCTGGACTCTTCCTTGGCGACATAGACCACGTCCAGCCCGGCCAGCACGGCCAAGTGACAGGTCTCGTCGAGCGTCCGCGAGAGCTCTGCGAGCACACGCTGGCCTTCTCGGACGAGGTCCATGCTTTCTGCGTACGCGCGGCCGAGCGCGAAGACGCGCACGTCCAGCCGGAACCGGCTGGTGACGTGGTCGCGCGCGACGTATTCGCGGGCCTCCAGCGTCCGGAGGATCTGCAGGGCGCTGGACTTGGGGATCCGCAGGGCGTGGCTGATGTCGGCGAGCGACAGCCCCTGCCGCTGCTCGCTGAGCAGCTCCAACAGGTTGAGGGTCCGCTCGGCCGACTTGACCAGCATCACGCGCGTTCACGTATGTAAATGATGTTCATGGGCGTATGCTCTTTGCCCGCACGAGCTGCTTCTCCTGCCGCGGCGGCACGCCCTTATGGATCTCGGAACAGGCCCAGCGCCCGCGCCACACGTTCCGGAGTGATCGGCAGCTCGGTGATCCGCACGCCCACCGCGTCCTCGATCGCGTTCGCGACCGCCGCGGCCGGAGGGGCGATCGGCGGCTCGCCGATCCCGCGGGCGCCGAACGGCCCCTTGCCCTCACCGGATTCGACGATGAGCGGCTCGACATCGGGGACGTCGAGCGACGAGGGGATGAGGTACGTCGCGAACAGCGTGGAAAGGTTCACGCCGTGATCGAGCACCACCTCCTCCATCAGCCCGTAGCCCAGGCCCATCACCGCACCGCCCTGGATCTGCCCTTCCACGCTCTGCGGGTTGATGGCCCGTCCGACGTCGTGGCACGCGATGTGCCGCAGCACACGGACGTGGCCGGTCTCCGTGTCCACCTCGACGTCCACGGCGTGGGCCCCGAAAGCGTAGTCCGGAAAGACGCGGCCGCCCCCGTGCTCGAGATCGATGGGATCGCCCGCGGGCGCATGATAGACGGCCAGCGCGCTGCGCGACACTCCGGACCGGGCGCACTCCTTCATCACGGCCGCAAGCGCGACCCGTTGACCATGGGGGGCAACGGCGGCCCCCTCTCGCATCTCAAGTGCAGCCGCCGGCGTCTCGAGCATCCGCGCGGCGACCTCGAGGATCTGCCGGCGAAGGACCGTGGACGCCTGGAGGACGGCGTTGCCCGACATATAGAGCTGGCGGGTGGCGGTGG
This sequence is a window from bacterium. Protein-coding genes within it:
- a CDS encoding IclR family transcriptional regulator; translated protein: MLVKSAERTLNLLELLSEQRQGLSLADISHALRIPKSSALQILRTLEAREYVARDHVTSRFRLDVRVFALGRAYAESMDLVREGQRVLAELSRTLDETCHLAVLAGLDVVYVAKEESSQPMRMVSAVGRRLPAHATGVGKILLAMLDERVLNARLKGVRLARLTPQTITTAARLREELRVTRDRWFAFDREESTDGLRCLATPILDQHGHVIAAISASVPAVRLPAERIPEVLGKVCDAARRVSRALGFQGAYRGALGAERDRSGSWGQRPVAAGRR